From the Streptococcus oralis ATCC 35037 genome, one window contains:
- the pflB gene encoding formate C-acetyltransferase, whose protein sequence is MVVKTVVEAQDIFDKAWEGFKGIDWKEKASISRFVQANYTPYDGDESFLAGPTERSLHIKKIVEETKAHYEETRFPMDTRPTSIADIPAGFIDKENEVIFGIQNDELFKLNFMPKGGIRMAETTLKENGYEPDPAVHEIFTKYVTTVNDGIFRAYTSNIRRARHAHTVTGLPDAYSRGRIIGVYARLALYGADYLMQEKVNDWNAIKEIDEETIRLREEVNLQYQALQQVVRLGDLYGVDVRKPAMNTKEAIQWVNIAFMAVCRVINGAATSLGRVPIVLDIFAERDLARGTFTESEIQEFVDDFVMKLRTVKFARTKAYDQLYSGDPTFITTSMAGMGNDGRHRVTKMDYRFLNTLDNIGNSPEPNLTVLWTDKLPYNFRRYCMHMSHKHSSIQYEGVTTMAKDGYGEMSCISCCVSPLDPENEDQRHNIQYFGARVNVLKALLTGLNGGYDDVHKDYKVFDIDPIRDEVLEFESVKANFEKSLDWLTDTYVDALNIIHYMTDKYNYEAVQMAFLPTKQRANMGFGICGFANTVDTLSAIKYATVKPIRDENGYIYDYETIGEYPRWGEDDPRSNELAEWLIEAYTTRLRSHKLYKDAEATVSLLTITSNVAYSKQTGNSPVHKGVYLNEDGSVNLSKLEFFSPGANPSNKAKGGWLQNLNSLASLDFGYAADGISLTTQVSPRALGKTRDEQVDNLVTILDGYFENGGQHVNLNVMDLNDVYEKIMSGEDVIVRISGYCVNTKYLTPEQKTELTQRVFHEVLSMDDALS, encoded by the coding sequence ATGGTTGTTAAGACAGTTGTTGAAGCACAAGATATTTTTGATAAAGCTTGGGAAGGCTTCAAAGGCATAGATTGGAAAGAAAAAGCAAGTATTTCTCGCTTCGTTCAAGCTAACTACACACCTTACGATGGAGATGAAAGTTTCCTTGCTGGACCAACAGAACGTTCACTTCACATCAAAAAAATCGTAGAAGAAACAAAAGCACACTACGAAGAAACTCGTTTCCCAATGGACACTCGTCCAACATCTATTGCTGATATTCCTGCTGGATTTATCGACAAAGAAAATGAAGTTATCTTCGGTATCCAAAACGATGAACTCTTCAAATTGAACTTCATGCCAAAAGGTGGTATCCGTATGGCTGAAACTACTTTGAAAGAAAATGGATACGAACCAGATCCAGCTGTTCACGAAATCTTCACTAAATACGTAACAACAGTTAACGACGGTATCTTCCGTGCCTACACTTCAAACATTCGTCGCGCTCGTCACGCTCACACTGTAACTGGTCTTCCAGATGCCTACTCACGTGGACGTATCATCGGTGTTTACGCACGTCTTGCTCTTTACGGTGCAGACTACTTGATGCAAGAAAAAGTAAACGACTGGAATGCGATCAAAGAAATCGATGAAGAAACAATCCGTCTTCGTGAAGAAGTAAACCTTCAGTACCAAGCATTGCAACAAGTTGTTCGCTTGGGTGATCTTTACGGAGTTGATGTCCGCAAACCAGCGATGAACACGAAAGAAGCCATCCAATGGGTTAACATCGCCTTCATGGCTGTCTGCCGTGTTATCAATGGTGCTGCTACATCTCTAGGACGTGTGCCAATCGTATTGGATATCTTTGCAGAACGTGACCTTGCTCGTGGTACATTTACTGAATCAGAAATCCAAGAGTTCGTTGATGATTTCGTTATGAAACTTCGTACAGTTAAATTTGCTCGTACAAAAGCTTATGACCAATTGTACTCAGGTGACCCAACCTTCATCACAACTTCTATGGCTGGTATGGGTAACGATGGTCGTCACCGTGTTACTAAGATGGACTACCGTTTCTTGAACACTCTTGACAACATCGGTAACTCTCCAGAGCCAAACTTGACAGTTCTTTGGACTGATAAATTGCCATACAACTTCCGTCGCTACTGTATGCATATGAGCCACAAACACTCTTCTATCCAATACGAAGGTGTAACAACAATGGCTAAAGACGGATACGGAGAAATGAGCTGTATCTCATGCTGTGTGTCACCACTTGACCCAGAAAACGAAGATCAACGCCACAACATCCAGTACTTCGGTGCTCGTGTAAACGTTTTGAAAGCCCTTCTTACTGGTTTGAACGGTGGTTACGACGATGTTCACAAAGACTACAAAGTATTTGACATCGATCCTATCCGTGACGAAGTTCTTGAATTCGAATCAGTTAAAGCGAACTTTGAAAAATCTCTTGACTGGTTGACTGACACTTATGTAGATGCTTTGAACATCATCCACTACATGACTGACAAGTACAACTACGAAGCTGTTCAAATGGCCTTCTTGCCAACTAAACAACGTGCCAACATGGGATTCGGTATCTGTGGATTTGCTAACACTGTTGATACATTGTCAGCTATCAAATACGCTACCGTTAAACCAATCCGTGACGAAAATGGATACATCTACGATTACGAAACAATCGGTGAATACCCACGTTGGGGTGAAGATGACCCACGTTCAAACGAATTGGCAGAATGGTTGATCGAAGCTTATACAACTCGTCTACGTAGCCACAAACTTTACAAAGACGCAGAAGCTACAGTATCACTATTGACAATCACATCTAACGTTGCTTACTCTAAACAAACTGGTAACTCACCAGTCCACAAAGGTGTATACCTCAACGAAGATGGTTCTGTGAACTTGTCTAAACTTGAATTCTTCTCACCAGGTGCGAACCCATCTAACAAAGCTAAAGGTGGATGGTTGCAAAACTTGAACTCACTTGCTAGCCTTGACTTTGGTTACGCAGCTGACGGTATCTCATTGACAACTCAAGTTTCTCCACGTGCTCTTGGTAAGACTCGTGACGAACAAGTTGATAACTTGGTAACAATCCTTGATGGTTACTTCGAAAACGGTGGACAACACGTTAACTTGAACGTTATGGACTTGAACGATGTTTACGAAAAGATCATGTCAGGTGAAGACGTTATCGTACGTATCTCTGGATACTGTGTAAACACTAAATACCTCACTCCAGAACAAAAAACTGAATTGACACAACGTGTCTTCCACGAAGTTCTTTCAATGGATGACGCATTGAGCTAA
- the dinB gene encoding DNA polymerase IV has translation MLIFPLINDLSRKIIHIDMDAFFAAVEIRDNPKLKGKPVIIGSDPRQTGGRGVVSTCSYEARAFGVHSAMSSKEAYERCPQAVFISGNYEKYKAVGLEIRAIFKRYTDLIEPMSIDEAYLDVTENKLGIKSAVKIARLIQQDIWQELHLTASAGVSYNKFLAKMASDYQKPHGLTVILPDQAEDFLKQMDIAKFHGVGKKTVERLHEMGIYTGADLLDVSEVTLIDRFGRLGFDLYRKARGIHNSPVKSDRIRKSIGKEKTYGKILQVEEDIKKELTLLSEKVALNLSTQDKAGKIIILKIRYADFSTLTRRKSLPQATQDASQISQTALQLYEELADKEKGIRLLGITVTGF, from the coding sequence ATGCTCATATTTCCATTGATAAATGATTTGTCCAGAAAAATCATCCATATCGACATGGATGCCTTTTTTGCTGCGGTGGAAATCAGAGATAATCCTAAGTTAAAGGGCAAACCTGTTATCATTGGAAGCGACCCCAGACAAACAGGTGGGCGTGGTGTCGTTTCTACCTGTAGCTACGAGGCACGAGCTTTTGGTGTTCATTCGGCCATGAGCTCTAAAGAAGCTTATGAGCGCTGTCCCCAAGCTGTCTTTATCTCTGGAAATTATGAAAAGTATAAGGCAGTGGGGCTTGAGATTCGAGCTATTTTTAAACGCTACACTGATTTGATTGAACCTATGAGTATTGACGAGGCATACTTGGATGTGACGGAAAATAAACTCGGTATCAAGTCAGCCGTCAAAATAGCTCGTCTCATCCAACAGGATATCTGGCAGGAGCTACACCTGACTGCTTCTGCAGGCGTCTCTTATAACAAATTCTTAGCTAAAATGGCTAGTGACTATCAAAAACCACATGGTTTAACAGTCATCCTCCCAGATCAGGCTGAGGATTTTCTCAAACAAATGGACATTGCAAAATTTCACGGTGTGGGCAAAAAAACAGTTGAACGCCTTCATGAAATGGGCATTTATACTGGCGCAGACTTATTGGATGTCTCAGAAGTCACTTTAATCGATCGATTTGGCAGACTCGGTTTTGATCTTTATCGAAAGGCTCGTGGTATTCATAACTCACCAGTCAAGTCCGATCGCATTCGTAAGTCCATTGGCAAGGAAAAAACCTATGGAAAGATTCTGCAAGTAGAAGAAGACATCAAAAAAGAGCTGACTCTACTCTCTGAAAAGGTAGCTCTCAATCTCAGCACGCAGGACAAAGCTGGAAAAATCATTATCCTAAAAATACGATATGCTGACTTCTCTACTCTAACTAGACGAAAAAGCCTCCCACAAGCAACACAGGACGCTAGTCAGATTTCTCAAACTGCCCTTCAACTCTACGAAGAACTAGCTGACAAAGAAAAAGGTATCCGTTTACTAGGAATTACAGTGACAGGATTTTAA
- a CDS encoding undecaprenyl-diphosphate phosphatase, with product MYFIEILKSIFFGIVEGITEWLPISSTGHLILVEEFVQYKDQNEAFMSMFNVVIQLGAILAVMVIYFNKLNPFKHGKTKVEVRRTWQLWSKVFVATLPLLLVFKLDDWFDANFHNMVSVAIMLIIYGVAFIYLEKRNKAQAIEPTVTELDKLPYKTALYIGLFQVLALFPGTSRSGATIVGGLLNGTSRSVVTEFTFYLGIPVMFGASALKIFKFIKAGQLLSFGQLFLLLVAMGVAFAVSMVAIRFLTSYVKKHDFTLFGKYRIVLGSVLLLYSFVRLFV from the coding sequence TTCAAGTACTGGCCACTTGATCTTGGTTGAAGAATTTGTACAATACAAGGACCAGAATGAAGCCTTCATGTCTATGTTTAATGTTGTCATTCAGCTTGGTGCCATTTTAGCAGTTATGGTCATTTACTTTAATAAGCTCAATCCCTTCAAACATGGTAAAACTAAGGTAGAAGTTCGTAGAACTTGGCAATTGTGGTCGAAAGTTTTCGTTGCGACCTTGCCTTTACTATTGGTCTTTAAATTGGATGATTGGTTTGATGCCAACTTCCATAACATGGTTTCGGTTGCGATCATGTTGATTATCTATGGGGTTGCCTTTATCTATCTTGAAAAACGAAATAAGGCCCAAGCTATTGAACCAACAGTAACAGAGCTAGACAAATTGCCTTATAAAACAGCCCTTTACATTGGGCTCTTCCAAGTCCTCGCTCTCTTCCCAGGAACGAGCCGTTCTGGTGCGACTATCGTTGGTGGTTTGTTAAATGGAACGAGCCGCTCTGTCGTAACAGAGTTTACCTTCTATCTCGGAATTCCTGTTATGTTCGGAGCTAGTGCTTTAAAGATTTTCAAATTTATCAAAGCAGGTCAACTCTTGAGTTTTGGACAACTGTTCTTGCTCTTGGTTGCTATGGGTGTTGCCTTCGCAGTCAGCATGGTTGCCATTCGTTTCTTGACCAGCTATGTGAAGAAACACGACTTTACACTCTTTGGTAAATACCGTATCGTACTTGGTAGTGTTTTGTTGCTTTATAGTTTTGTGCGTTTGTTTGTATAA